The following is a genomic window from Chaetodon trifascialis isolate fChaTrf1 chromosome 13, fChaTrf1.hap1, whole genome shotgun sequence.
CGGCAGATATCGTTAATAGAGGCTGCGCTGTGCGAACCGCCGCTCGTTATTTATGATCTACGATTAAGCAAAGCTGCAGCCATTTGTTATTATACAATGAATATCCCCCTCATTTTAAACCCGCCGCATCGTCACTGATCATTTCCGGATTCattaatatttttaatgaatggAGCCTATTGCTAAATAATGACTTAtcatttatttgtattattaaaCTTTCACTTTAACTCTGGGCTTTCGGGTGCTTTTGAACAATGCAGTGAAATATTCCAGCAGCATTCTGTTGTGTTCCCACAGTAACAAATGAAAACGCATCAGTGTTTGCAGCAATGTCATCACTCTGAACATGAATTAATAATGGCGCCAGCTCCATAACAATAAATGAGTGGCCTACATTAAACATCaatgttttttctgtgatttatgCGATGTAATTTTAACCCATTAGGCCAATTTATTAAGCTTCCCAAATTTCAGCATCGTGCATCAAAACACACGAAGTTGTATAAATTGTCCTTTTGATATAAAagggagtgttttttttttgttttgttttgttttgtttttttaattaatgaaacGCATTTGTTTCAGGTGGATACTGTCTGACGTTTATTTTACGGATGTTGCCATTTAGAAGCTTTACAATGAGCTAAATTCATGGACggactgtttcttttttccatgtCATTGTGGAGTTTAACTCTGAagttgctgctgctcctctacATTTCCCCAAATCTTACTGCCTTATCAGATGCACACTCActctttttccccacaaatATTCTACAAAAAAACTACAGTTTAGTCTACACACTATTCTAGGAGACATTGATGGAAACGTTTAATGAATGTTCAAGTTACTTAAAgcgaaaaaaaaatcaaacaaaaatgaatgttaGATCACTAAATGCGCAGTACTTAAGgacaaacaggcaaaacaaaaggtTGATCTGGGCGGCCCTACTACTGACTGACAATGCACCACTGGCTACACCAGGCTATTACTGTTTGATTGTAACAACTCACGAGCTCAACAGAATTCATTCGAAATATAAATCTGTGTGCAGAAAtatgtgttgctgctgtcattGAGCACGATTATCTCCGTCTGCACGGTGTGCAGGCTGTGTCTCTGTTAATCTTAGATTTAATCTGTCAGTGGGCTGGGCTGCTGAGAATGTCAGAAATGACCtgttaaaatctttaaaaagtgAATAAACTGTCGCAAACATGTACAATAGCCGAGACATTCTCACTGAGGCAACAAGCCGAGCATCGGCGGGGCGGATGGAGACGCGCGAATAGCAGCAAATCAGGTTTTTGTCCAAACTGCTTCATAAATAGGCTACACGCTATGAAATAACGTTCTGTTAAAGGGTCCTGAGCACGTTAGCGCGCGGCCATGTGAGCGTGACGCAGGTGAATCCCTGTGTAGTTGTGTTATTGATCCTGTCCAGCTGTTAATCAGTGTTTTATGAAGTGTGCCATAAAGTCTCCGTAGAGCTCACGCAGTCTTTAGCCAATAGAGTCTGCAGGCCGAAAATTGGGTCTTAATCTCGCGCTGTCTATTTGGCAGTTTGATTGATGTCCTCGCGCGGGGAGGGGAGTGCAGTCTCTCTCCCGCATGAGCACACAGACATACTCACACATGTGCGCCCGCATTAGATAACGACCGGAGCTCgagcagaagaagagcaaacAGAAGAGTCCAGGGAGCGGCGCGTGGAGCAACCTCTGGTGCTCGCGCCGGAGCGGGGGGCGGGCGGAGGCCATGGATCACTTAGGGATACTGGGGGCgcatctgcagcagcacacgCACGTAGAGCCCATCAGCTTCGGCATCGATCAGATCCTCAGTAACgtggagcagagctgcatgCTGGGCGCGAGGATGCACGAGCCGGACTACGGCCACACGGCCTACAACAGCAGCGGGAGCAGCGGCCTGAACGGCGGCGGCTTCACGTGTAGCAACACCGGATATAACAGCACCGCCAGCGCGTGCGGGATGGCTTCGCTTGGCGGGGCTTatcacatgaacatgaacatgggCGTGAACGCGAACGGGACTAACGTGAACGCCGCCGGGGTCATCCGTGTCCCCGCGCACCGGCCTCTGAGCTGCGGAAACGCCTCCGTGCCGCCGGTGAGCGGGACCATCAACAACCTGAGCACGCTGACATTTCCCTGGATGGAGAGCAACCGCCGATACACCAAAGACAGGTTCACAGGTAGGTGGCATGtgatagaatagaatagaatagaatagaatagaatagaatagaatagaatagaatagaatatatGAGGGACAAACgaaatatattttctatttgttGTAAATCGGCTCACCAGTCATTTAGCAAATACATTCAACACggcaaacagctgaaagaaaagctcCAGCGATCAAGTTGAGAAAAAGTCCTGTGTGGAGGCCGATCAGCGATCAGTGACTGACAAgaaatgattaatcagtcaGACGCTTTCCTGATGTCAGCTTACGTCAGGATTTctctcttttaaaaaaaatttctAGTCAAATCTTGCCTCCAGCGATCCACCAGGTTGATACTGATTAAAATATCCAAATCTAATGGGGACTGATGTAAGGTAAACGAGCCAGGCGCaaaatttcaaaatgtcacttttgaaaactcaaaaacacggaaaaaaataaataaattattattattaataataataataatttattaattaataataagaataagaataataagcAAAAGAGTAAAAGAGGTTATTTCCCGTGCTTTTCTATTGCCGTATCGATCCCTCTAAGGACTGCAGTTCTCTCTTCTGTGTATTATTCTTACTCCTGCTGTAATGTACAGACTGCTCGCAGCCTCCTCTTTAACGGTGTTTGACATGTTATAATGACGCGTGGCATTTCTTGTATGTGTCAGTAATGTTGGAGAAAGAGCTGTGGACCCTGTCTTTTCTGAAGCTGTCCCTGCTGCAggcttcctctctttctttaccTGCTCGACCTGCAGGCTTTAGTTCCTCTGCTGCATCACCTGCGCCATGAAAACACCCAAAGACATTCACATTCAACTTCTTATGCTGTCCTGATATAATGTCAAACTAAAGCACCTTTGCAACTAAAGACTTGACGGACTTGGATAACAGATTATTGTGACAAAGATCTTATCAACAGTTCGACTGAAACAAGTTCTCCAAAGGTCTTGCATGGATTAAAttataaatacataaaagcaagaaaaaaatgccaATATGTAGAAAACTCACAGGTCTCAAAAAGTGCGATGGTTGAAATGAGAATAATTACGCAGTGCGTTTCTTACACTCCTAAACTGTCATTTAGAGACAGTATGCTGCATATAATAGAACACCAAGCATTTAATACTTTCAGGTTAAACATGGACGTCCCAGTTTGGAAGTACTGAGAGCCGTATCTTGCACAATGCATGCTGCTGTGACTGTCAGCGCTTTCTACTTCATTTTAATTGTCCGCTTGTCCcgttctgtcctgtcctgtcctgtcctgtcctgtcctgtcctgtcctgtcctgtcctgtcctgtcctgccctttcctttcctgtcctgtcctgtcctgtcctgtcctgtcctgtcctgtcctgtcctgtccagTGTCCCTCTCACCCCTCACTGTAACACGTCGTGTAGGTCATCCCTACCAGAACCGGACGCCTCCTAAGAAAAAGAAGCCCCGGACGTCCTTCACCCGGCTGCAGATCTGTGAGCTGGAGAAGCGCTTCCATCGGCAGAAGTACCTGGCGTCTGCTGAGCGGGCCGCGCTCGCCAAGGCCCTGAAGATGACTGACGCTCAGGTCAAAACCTGGTTCCAAAACAGACGCACCAAATGGAGGTGAAATCCTGCTTCATGTACAaggcttttatttgtttgtttgcattgttaTAAAGCATGTGTGATTTTTTTGAGGCACTAACGATTAAAGAGGCCCTGCATTCTTTCTGGAGGGCTGTAGGCCCATCTGGTTCCTAAGGGCTGTCAGGGGTCTTCCAGTGGTTTCTAAAGGGCTCTAGGAGGAAGTAGCTTCAATTGGCTATTATGTCACAGCACTATATGAAGATTAAACGATGAGGGATAAAATCCCCCAACATTTTCATTACTGAAATCAAATGTGTTTAGAGACATCCTCTTTGGATGTGTCGCAgaaattcatttcaaattagaAATGGATTCATCATACCTATTCTATAAGTAAAATGTCCAGTTTTAAttgaacattttctttcaatATATAGAATAATATTCATTGATAGAAGAGAGCAGATATGTTGCATTAAGAAGTCAATTTAATCACcataattttagatttttgagATTCTTCCTCAGTTTCAAAATTATTTAACAAAATCTTACTATGGACAAAAACAACCCAGGTCATAATGCGCTAAAGTTGTAGACACTAAACTATGGGCCTGGAAAGACTCATTAAAGCTCATTTCATTAAAATACTGAACATTATTTCTCCAttttgcagaaatgcagcatggtttttttgttgttgttgttgttttttttggggggggggggggcatcaaAATTGGCGTTATTTCTGCATATACATTATTACTATTTAATCTAACTACATTATTTAAGAATATTTCAGAAATAATTGAAACGggatatttctgtatattgCAGAAATAATAACTGTAAATTGGACATGaaagaaaatgattatttttaacAAATAGAGAATTCTTTTTTCACGTTTTTAGAAATTAGCTGAGAGACTGAGAAGAGCGCTTGAATTTGCGTAGTTACGAagctctgaaaaacaacaacaacaacaacaacaaaaacaataatcaaTTTTCAACCCAAAGCTGCACAGACGAAACAACGGGGATGAAAATCAGCTGGTCCACAGATATTACTATTAACATTATTGACAATGTGTTGGTATGTGTTCGCTGACTTTTCTGGACCAGCACTCATCTTGTTGCCATGATATCGAAAGACATGgagtattatttttttatagTAGTATTGTGTCAAATTTTAAAAATCTGGTGTCGTGGCAACATTAACAACAAAGCTTTCGATGTTGTAATAacgaacagattttttttacagaggtCAGTTTTTAttctgaagctgaagcagagcgCGCGCTCCAGGCTCTCTGGGTTTGAATCCAGCTTgtggccctttgctgcatgtcgcgtcgtctttttttattctgtattgtctcataaaggctaaaatattaacacaatgttgttgttgttgtttttttaaagaaaaaaatggcttttttaTCTACATCTAGGGGGTGTTTTGGACAGGAAATACCTTAAAACTATGATGACACTACAGCTATAGAAATACACCAAACTCCGTGTCTCTTCGTAAATGTTACTGAGATTAAATATGCCATAGTATATACAGTGCATGTGAGCGACTCCGCCGTGTTTCCTTGTTGCAGGCGGCAGACGGCGGAGGAGCGGGAGGCGGAGCGGCAGCAGGCCAACAGGATcctcatgcagctgcagcaggaggcttTCCAGAAGAGCATCAACCAGCCGGTTACGCCGGACCCGCTGTGCCTGCAGAACAGTTCTCTCTACGCCCTGCAGAACCTGCAGCCCTGGACTGAAAACACCGCCAAGATCAGCAACGTGTCGACCTGCGATTAGAGCAGTACACGTCCTCTAGCTGGGTATCTGTGCCGGAACCGACTGACTTGGAGGCCAGAGACATGGGCTGTAGCCCAATGAGGAGCCCCGTACAGAGGAGGCCTGATGCAGGACACTGTTTAATAGATCTTGATTATCAGGTCATCTGCTCTCattgtcagacagacagacagacactggtGCTGCAGTAACAACAAACATGCTTCAGATGGGGTCCCTCAGCACCACTCCCATAATCAGGATCCACATCTGGATCCTTCAGACGTCTGGTCTGAATCTATGCTTCAGACCTGCAGAGACCAGactgacattttggaaatatttcaggGGCATCATGATGAACAATTTGCTCTGTAAAAAGCCCATCAGAGGACCACAGCAGACTGGCATTAGCCAGTTGTTGTATTATAGTTTGCCTATGACGACTAGATGTTTCATAAACAgcatattttcatatttgatGTCCGGCAGAAAAGATATGTGTACATCTCTGtcatcagtgtctgtgtttgtctgccatGTTAATGAACATTTTACCCAGCTTCAGAACAACAGGGCACTTGTTTTAGCACCTTTGTCACATTACCTGACAGAACGAAAAGGACTGTGAGGATTTCCATCAACAAACTGAGAATATTTGTGTATTAAGCCATTTTATAATTTAGGAATAAATGGGCCTTAAGGCCAATAAGCATCAGattgaaaataatattttaatggCAATTTGTGGCTGCATTTAACAATGACCACTATTGGCCACAGTTTACCACATTTCACTAACTTTGGactcttatttttttattaatgtatAAACATTTTACAAACGGTATTTTCAATTTCTCTCTCACCACTGTGCTGTACGTGTAAGCAAGCAGAGCATCTCAAACCACCAGGCTGAGATCAAACAAACTAACCAATCTCAAACCAACCACGGCATCCTCTCATGGACTGGCACCCTTTGGCATGAGACCAGGCTGCAAAGACTAACACCTGTCCTGTGTCCATGGGTGTttactctctctgtgtctgtatgtgtgtgtgtgtgtgtgtgtgtgtgtgtgtgtgtgtgtgtgtgtgtgtgtgtgtgtgtgtgtgtgagagagagagagagagagagagagagagacgaatGCAGACAAATGCACCTGGAAGGCTGGCTCAGAAGCAGAGACAATAACAGGGAGATGTGTTGCTCTTGGCAGAGACCACATGTTGGCTGGTCAATAATAGAGCTTCTAATAAGTGACTGACACTTAGACTGCTGTGATAAATGAGAGTGCTGGAGtgtgtgcccgtgtgtgtgtgcctgtgtgtgtgtgtgtgtgtgtgtgtgtgtgtgtgtgtgtgtgtgtgtgtgtgtgtgtgtgtgtgtgtgtgtgtgtcggggttgtggggggctggagcctatcccagctgacAACGGgcaagaggtggggtacaccctggaccggtcaccagtcgatcgcaggatGCTTCAAAACAGCCCAAAAAAAGTATTTCTGTTCATACTGATGACAATATTTTGGACACAgaagttcatttttttctctgcagagttGATAATGCAAGTTAATTATAAATTTATTTATGATGAATATCTTTGTCAACCATATGTTACTTTTTCTTTGCTCAGTGaaacgctttttttttttaactcatgtCCATTTTGATGCTACATGTGTGACCTGTATGTATTTTGTCACTTAGAGTAACCTTAAAGGCAAAGAATTGTGTCAGTCTGGTGTTTCTTGCTCCCTCCATTGCTTCTGATTCACTGATGCCGTGCAATGTTTTGACCAGTCACAGATCTTCATGGGACCTAAAACACTGCgataaaaatgacattataCATGTTTTGAAATAATGACAATAAGATCTATTCACTCTCtttgagctctgtttttggtctccactgaCTActccattatgttcaccagcGAGCGTgtctctgcctgctgtttgctgctgcacagGGATAGTGGGTTGTTTTCTTCTGAATTTTTACcactttaaatatttcagctgaTTTTGTGAATACTTGTTCCTACATTGTAATTAGAACACAGCAAACCTGGAGCTATATAGCATGCAACCTGACGATGCAAAGATGAGCAGAGTGATGGTTTACTGGGGGTACACTGGGTCAGTTTTGCTCAGGGGCCAGTTTGCTGGTTAATTCAGCCATGGACCAAATTCCAGAGTGaatgttttaaacatgaaaaataaaagaaacaagaaaaccccaaataataatgatgaagaaataaacatgaaactGAATCACATAAAGGAcattattaattaattcaagaaaagaaaaacacaatgataaatcaaataaatgataAGATAAATTGAATTAGTTTGAAATCAAATTCCAAACCgagacattttaacattttcaggATGAACGAGTGTAGATaccaaaaaaaacacctctCCTCAAAAAGATGCCATGGATGTGGGCCTGCTTTTGACTCTTTGCCGTGCTCTAATGTATCTGACTGCAGAAAAGTTGTGTTTGCTAACACTGCATTTTTGAGCCAATTTTTACAAATACTGCCAAACTTTCTGATGTTCTTCTATGTCGTGTCAGTCTCTGTGACAGTCTTTCAATCATCTGTTTCAAGTGGTCAGTCCATTCATCATACACCATTCTCCAGAGGGCACGTGGCTGAAAAAGTTAAGTTCCATTGGCAGTTGCCATGTGAAGAAGATGACAAGAAACAGGTCATTCTGCAGGAGAGTCCCAGATATGAGGAGGGGGTCTGTGCACAAACTGAGGAGGCTGGATGAAAATCGAATGACGATTGTTCAGCTTCTGGTCTGACTTCAGTGTGCATcaatgtttggtttttgtttttccttctttatattttctaattttttttccagaaggaagaacactgtaaacaaaacactctcctgtttcttcatttccttttcacaaGACGTCtcacttcacacaaacataTGTGTAGATTTTAATGCATATCTTTATATGATATGATAAACGGATTTTTGCTCCAAGAATGTGGGGGTGTGTGTTGGAGTGAGCAGTATGTGCTGAGCCAGCTGtttggcactgtgtgtgtgtgtgtgtgtgtgtgtgtgtgtgtgtgtgtgtgtgtgtgtgtgtgtgtgtgtgtgtgtgtgagggtagtgtgtgatgtgatattCTCCAGGACTGGAAGGTTGAAGAGGAATGTAAAGGAGAATTTCATCATCCACTCAAAAATATCTGCACTGAGTCACTGGAAACCTCCTGGaattcctcacacacacacacacacacacacacacacacacacacacacacacacacacacacacacacacacacacacgcacatgatTTTACCCTTGGGAGAAAAAATAGTCACCAGAGCTGATAAAGCTGGTTTAGAAAAACACACCACTCGGCACAGTCCATGCAGTTattcttttttcagtcttttctttcctctttatTTGACTCACACCCGATAACCATAACAACACACCTCGTGTTCTGTCCCTTCCATAAGCGTTTCTGTACATTTGGTCTGGATCTTTCTTGGGCCCCTTGGCAACACCAAAGAGAAATCTTAATGCTCCATCATCCAATGATGTTTTAGTTTTCTTCCAAATTTGTGTCAACACTTTGTGGTTGTCCCTTTCCTGCATGCCCCTTGAACAAACCAGTTTCACAAAGAAATGCTTTTGCCAGCTTGCTATGGAAGAGCTTGACTGGCCTGCACTGAGCCCTGACCTCAGCCTCATCCAGCACCTTTGGGATGGACTGGCTCTGACTGTGAGCCGGGCTTCATCACCCAACATCGTTGTCTCAGTAATGCCCTTGTGGCTGAATGAGATCAAATTGTTACAGTTTTCACCAAGGTTTTAAGAacaggacccaaagatgcagaccagagagaaggcaggtaaaaataacacaaaattattatcaacaaaaagcgcactcaaaaggggtggaacaaacaacaaacgaaaagcgcactctaacagagtggagataactaagggagctccgaacgacgggtctgaggcaaggcacatgtgaaagtggcagacaggcaactggaacaaaagaaacacaccattAAAGGTGGAGAGCAAACTCATTAGCACGCTCACCATAGCTAGAGAAGAAAGTACTTACGATAAAGGATTACAAACAGGCCTGGAAGGATCTCgggaggaaggagactggaACAATCTGGTAATAactaggagagagctctctccttatATACTGTgcctgatgagcctgatgagcAACCGTTGGCTCTCAACTGGTATGGCTTCGGGACCCACCCtcaccccttaatgacaagcCCTGACACAAATAGACGGCACTCTCcttcaaaatgaaagcatttttttgttaactttctttttttcttgcccaAGCAAGGCCCACCACCCACTGAAAACCAGCTGAAAATCACAGGATTAAAtaaccaaaagaaaaacaaaatattctgTGGAGTAATTCTAATGTATACTGTGtgacaaaataaactgaactcaGAGTTGCACTTACTTTTACAAGGCTTTAAACTGCATATTGCATTTCCTAACTTAAAGTGTATAAAGCTAGTCATCTGCAACTCTTGTGTAACCCTGAACTCTGTAAGTGCTccactcatttcatttctttcacagcagctcagcaaacCACACTACAGATGTTGCTCAGCCTCTTGTTTTCAGTGAATCAACAAGTCTTGTAAATACTATAAAATAATTCCCTGTTAATTCTGAATTCCATCTGCATTGTGATAGCAGAGGTAATTCAGTGTGCTTCTTATTCTGAGGCAATAAGAGCAGACTGCAACATTCAGATCAGTTCAGACCTGTAAGAACAGTATGAACACAATGACACATTTGCTGCCTAATCgatgcattttaaaacacacaagatGAGTGCTGTGTTCTCTAGTCATGTGTATTCAGATCATTTCAGGCCTCttaaaatgctgatgttaaaGTCAGGACTGTAGCTACAACTACAGCCTGAAAATTTGAGGGCATGTGGTTTGAGAAAGCTGTTACCAGGTTTAACCTTCGGATTTGGTGGAAATTGGGTGCTGTGAAAGGTCTGCCAGGATGATTTCCAGTCTAACCACATCCCGACTCCACCTCCATACTTACACAGATACCTGAGTGATGTCCATCTTAACATACTGTTCCCTATACTGTTCTTAACATATGGCTCCctaaatgctgaactattcATTCAAAAAATGTGATTCATAGTTGCTGTTAAAGGCACAGTGTGTGAGATATGGCcataattttagttttaaaggttttttaaaaatgagatAACAATATCAACAGAACATGAAGAAGCctatgtctgtgttttgtgttgagAGATATGTACTgaatttagcatgctaagcaGCTAGCTTCAGCCAGTCCTGtctttgtacctcaagaggtGATAGCCTGATAGTAGAGCCCACTGTGGGTTCAGCTGgaagatgaatgaaaagaaCGTTTACTACCCTTCACTAGCACGCCAAGCTTTTTTAGtaagaaatccatccatccatccattttctatgccacttatcccttttggggtcgtgggggggccggagcctatctcagctgtcaacgggcgagaggcggggtacaccctggaccggttgccagctgatcgcaggacatcacaagcacacaaccattcacactcaatttagagtcaccaatcaacctaatgagcatgtttttggtctgtgggaggaagccggagtgcccggagagaacccacgcgaCCTTCTTGATCCCGATCCCTACACAATGTAACTTTAAAAAAGGTCTGTGAAAATGATAATGTTTACTGGTTGGTCATTTTGTAACCAAACCAGGCGAAGAATACTAACAATCCTTTATTATCCATAAAAGATTTACCTTTTTCtaaataggttgtttgcagatgacgtcgcgttgctcttttgttgtggcgcgaactgcagatggagggcaggaagtgattttctgcataggaagcatcATAACACAAGCTCAAAACACCCatgttttgcatcatttacGGTTGCTCAGATAGAAACCATGAGGAGATTTTTTGtgtaccaaaagttgttgttcataagggtgaaaaatgctgAACGTTTGTTGCTCAGGTAATCCACAGGAAAATAAGATACACACCCTTGAAAAAACCAAAGGACAGTCATCCCAGAGCAGTTTTTTACCGAGGTCATGGACTGAACAGCTAATAAGAAAGTTGTTTGCCTCCATACTTTTGtatgctttcatttggtttctcGAGTAGAACGACGTCTGAAGGACCAGGTAGTTGGTAATATCTACTGCCTCAGTAACAGCAAAACTTTCACTTTCGTTGAAAAATCACTCCTCTTCATAATGTAaaggtcacatccaacatatgttctgatcTTCTGAGTATACCTTTCTCTCATAACTTCATCTAAA
Proteins encoded in this region:
- the tlx1 gene encoding T-cell leukemia homeobox protein 1, which codes for MDHLGILGAHLQQHTHVEPISFGIDQILSNVEQSCMLGARMHEPDYGHTAYNSSGSSGLNGGGFTCSNTGYNSTASACGMASLGGAYHMNMNMGVNANGTNVNAAGVIRVPAHRPLSCGNASVPPVSGTINNLSTLTFPWMESNRRYTKDRFTVSLSPLTVTRRVGHPYQNRTPPKKKKPRTSFTRLQICELEKRFHRQKYLASAERAALAKALKMTDAQVKTWFQNRRTKWRRQTAEEREAERQQANRILMQLQQEAFQKSINQPVTPDPLCLQNSSLYALQNLQPWTENTAKISNVSTCD